The Bemisia tabaci chromosome 5, PGI_BMITA_v3 genome includes a window with the following:
- the LOC109034551 gene encoding UNC93-like protein MFSD11 isoform X1 — MAFHCPFITWDKNLANIVYLGLCFFVAMASNSTIVNLQKILTTSIYDENEVFAGDGYVGLAINYVFLAASIWLTPIVMTYIGIKNALIIGAIGDFIYGLSFYLESAAAFYVICALTGISHSLLWTGQGAYLIENSSSKTINRDSLIFYFLYHIATPVGNSLAFLQLNGITTIHSETRMSILNCLNSIGALSVIMFLFLPPVTKFEKSKREQLLETNKGVDALFKAWKVFTNKDMVILVLVFIYTGFQVAFSETIYNSSVGFTLSLEQEAKELVPLAAVYSGVGTILGVFPQVFFKFRPCRWEKSINMLIGTVCQDISYILSLLNLPDQSAFGDNLDMGFYLNSVPVAMMSSALLSVGNICIHTYIASLLYEMYHEESEAVSAVSCFVEFAASAACFFYSTMIGLHSQLVLLMGFSILGLIAFLRVDTKVTNQQIKQEKIAKIKDLQLDIGINRTASNQ, encoded by the exons ATGGCTTTCCATTGTCCATTTATTACTTGGGATAAAAATTTGGCTAATATCGTCTACCTTGGATTATGCTTTTTTGTTGCGATGGCGTCAAACTCTACCATCGTGAACTTACAG AAAATACTGACTACAAGTATTTATGATGAAAACGAAGTATTTGCCGGCGATGGATACGTAGGTCTCGCCATTAACTACGTGTTCCTTGCCGCCAGCATTTGGCTAACACCGATAGTGATGACTTACATTGGCATCAAGAATGCTTTAATTATTGGAGCCATTGGAGATTT CATTTACGGCCTGTCATTTTACCTGGAGAGCGCTGCTGCATTTTATGTAATTTGTGCTTTGACGGGAATTTCTCATAGCTTGTTATGGACAGGTCAAGGAGCCTATTTAATCGAAAATTCATCCTCTAAAACAATCAATAGAGATTCACtaatattttactttctttaTCACATTGC GACACCAGTGGGCAACAGTCTCGCATTCCTGCAGTTGAATGGGATAACAACAATACATTCGGAAACGAGAATGTCGATTCTGAACTGTCTCAACTCGATCGGAGCGCTCTCTGTGATCATGTTCCTTTTCCTCCCCCCcgtgacgaaattcgaaaaaagcaAAAGAGAGCAACTGCTTGAGACTAACAAAGGCGTCGACGCGCTGTTTAAGGCTTGGAAAGTATTCACCAACAAGGACATGGTGATTTTGGTTCTTGTTTTCATTTACACAG gatttcagGTAGCCTTTTCTGAGACGATTTACAACTCAAGTGTTGGATTTACTTTAAGTTTAGAGCAAGAAGCCAAAGAACTTGTCCCTCTGGCAGCTGTCTACAGCGGAGTTGGGACTATCCTTG GCGTCTTTCCAcaagtatttttcaaatttaggcCATGCAGATGGGAAAAAAGCATCAACATGCTAATTGGAACCGTTTGTCAAGACATATCTTATATACTCTCTCTTCTTAATCTACCTGACCAATCGGCGTTTGGAGATAACCTCGACATGGGCTTCTACTTGAATAG CGTTCCCGTGGCCATGATGAGCAGCGCCCTCCTAAGCGTCGGTAACATATGCATCCACACATACATTGCGTCTCTATTGTACGAGATGTACCACGAAGAATCGGAGGCTGTGTCCGCCGTATCATGTTTTGTGGAG ttcGCCGCTTCTGCAGCTTGTTTCTTCTACAGCACAATGATCGGGTTACACTCCCAACTTGTTTTATTGATGGGTTTCAGTATTCTAGGTCTGATAGCTTTCTTGAGAGTGGATACAAAGGTGACGAATCAGCaaattaaacaagaaaaaatagccAAAATAAAAGACTTACAATTAGATATAGGAATAAATCGTACGGCAAGTAACCAATAA
- the LOC109034551 gene encoding UNC93-like protein MFSD11 isoform X2: protein MRIHIIYGLSFYLESAAAFYVICALTGISHSLLWTGQGAYLIENSSSKTINRDSLIFYFLYHIATPVGNSLAFLQLNGITTIHSETRMSILNCLNSIGALSVIMFLFLPPVTKFEKSKREQLLETNKGVDALFKAWKVFTNKDMVILVLVFIYTGFQVAFSETIYNSSVGFTLSLEQEAKELVPLAAVYSGVGTILGVFPQVFFKFRPCRWEKSINMLIGTVCQDISYILSLLNLPDQSAFGDNLDMGFYLNSVPVAMMSSALLSVGNICIHTYIASLLYEMYHEESEAVSAVSCFVEFAASAACFFYSTMIGLHSQLVLLMGFSILGLIAFLRVDTKVTNQQIKQEKIAKIKDLQLDIGINRTASNQ, encoded by the exons ATGAGAATACATAT CATTTACGGCCTGTCATTTTACCTGGAGAGCGCTGCTGCATTTTATGTAATTTGTGCTTTGACGGGAATTTCTCATAGCTTGTTATGGACAGGTCAAGGAGCCTATTTAATCGAAAATTCATCCTCTAAAACAATCAATAGAGATTCACtaatattttactttctttaTCACATTGC GACACCAGTGGGCAACAGTCTCGCATTCCTGCAGTTGAATGGGATAACAACAATACATTCGGAAACGAGAATGTCGATTCTGAACTGTCTCAACTCGATCGGAGCGCTCTCTGTGATCATGTTCCTTTTCCTCCCCCCcgtgacgaaattcgaaaaaagcaAAAGAGAGCAACTGCTTGAGACTAACAAAGGCGTCGACGCGCTGTTTAAGGCTTGGAAAGTATTCACCAACAAGGACATGGTGATTTTGGTTCTTGTTTTCATTTACACAG gatttcagGTAGCCTTTTCTGAGACGATTTACAACTCAAGTGTTGGATTTACTTTAAGTTTAGAGCAAGAAGCCAAAGAACTTGTCCCTCTGGCAGCTGTCTACAGCGGAGTTGGGACTATCCTTG GCGTCTTTCCAcaagtatttttcaaatttaggcCATGCAGATGGGAAAAAAGCATCAACATGCTAATTGGAACCGTTTGTCAAGACATATCTTATATACTCTCTCTTCTTAATCTACCTGACCAATCGGCGTTTGGAGATAACCTCGACATGGGCTTCTACTTGAATAG CGTTCCCGTGGCCATGATGAGCAGCGCCCTCCTAAGCGTCGGTAACATATGCATCCACACATACATTGCGTCTCTATTGTACGAGATGTACCACGAAGAATCGGAGGCTGTGTCCGCCGTATCATGTTTTGTGGAG ttcGCCGCTTCTGCAGCTTGTTTCTTCTACAGCACAATGATCGGGTTACACTCCCAACTTGTTTTATTGATGGGTTTCAGTATTCTAGGTCTGATAGCTTTCTTGAGAGTGGATACAAAGGTGACGAATCAGCaaattaaacaagaaaaaatagccAAAATAAAAGACTTACAATTAGATATAGGAATAAATCGTACGGCAAGTAACCAATAA